One window of the Dehalococcoidia bacterium genome contains the following:
- a CDS encoding acetyl-CoA acetyltransferase — protein sequence MAEGIKDKVAIIGMGCTRFGELWDKSGPDLIIDAYQECMQDAGVEMKDIDAAWFSTLYPMQGLSGIQLAQTLHLPYIPVTHVENLCASGTEAIRGATYALASGAIDVALCVGMEKLKDVGYGGLPDMRPPAEQYWAPNASGPGVYAMMATRYFAVYGLSPEEGKKMIARVTWKSHQNGSKHPKAHLKKAVELDAIINAPIIAWPLGLFDCCGVSDGAAAAVLMRAEDAKKACKNPVYIKGCTIAAASGEDMWYTDYDYAHAETGFRAGQRAYKEAGIKNPREEISMAEVHDCFSITEAVTMEDLQFSPRGKVKEDIESGFFDITGGLPVQPDGGLKCFGHPIGASGLRMMYECYKQLQGKAGDRQIKDPKLALTHNMGGYPPWSVVGVAIVGT from the coding sequence ATGGCAGAGGGCATTAAAGATAAAGTTGCAATCATCGGAATGGGCTGCACCAGGTTCGGCGAGCTGTGGGATAAGAGCGGGCCCGATCTGATAATCGACGCCTATCAGGAGTGCATGCAGGACGCCGGAGTCGAGATGAAGGACATCGACGCCGCGTGGTTCTCCACTCTTTACCCGATGCAGGGCCTCAGCGGCATACAGCTGGCTCAGACTTTGCACCTCCCTTATATACCTGTAACCCACGTCGAGAACCTGTGCGCCAGCGGCACCGAGGCTATACGCGGCGCCACCTACGCGCTGGCCTCCGGAGCTATCGATGTCGCGCTGTGCGTCGGCATGGAGAAGCTCAAGGACGTCGGCTACGGCGGACTGCCGGATATGAGACCGCCCGCCGAGCAGTACTGGGCGCCCAACGCGTCCGGACCCGGCGTATACGCCATGATGGCCACCAGGTACTTCGCCGTTTACGGCCTCTCACCGGAGGAAGGCAAGAAGATGATCGCCAGGGTCACCTGGAAGAGCCACCAGAACGGTTCGAAGCATCCCAAGGCGCACCTGAAGAAAGCCGTTGAGCTGGACGCCATCATCAACGCGCCGATAATCGCATGGCCCCTGGGCCTGTTTGATTGCTGCGGCGTTAGCGACGGCGCGGCTGCGGCCGTACTGATGCGCGCCGAGGATGCAAAGAAGGCCTGCAAAAACCCGGTCTACATCAAGGGCTGCACCATCGCGGCGGCCTCAGGCGAGGACATGTGGTATACCGATTACGATTACGCGCACGCTGAGACCGGTTTCCGCGCCGGACAGCGCGCTTATAAGGAAGCCGGCATTAAGAACCCGCGCGAGGAGATCAGCATGGCCGAGGTACACGACTGCTTCTCCATCACCGAGGCGGTGACCATGGAAGACCTGCAGTTCAGCCCGCGCGGCAAGGTCAAGGAAGATATCGAATCCGGATTCTTCGATATCACCGGCGGACTGCCGGTACAGCCCGACGGCGGCCTCAAGTGCTTCGGGCACCCCATCGGAGCCTCTGGTCTCAGGATGATGTACGAGTGCTACAAGCAACTCCAGGGCAAGGCCGGCGACCGTCAGATAAAGGATCCAAAGCTGGCGCTAACCCACAACATGGGCGGATACCCGCCATGGAGCGTGGTGGGCGTCGCAATCGTCGGCACCTAA
- a CDS encoding OB-fold domain-containing protein, whose translation MVGITAYGAYIPWHRINRMTIYWTIGFINQATITPGEKAVANYDEDSLSMAVNAGMDCLTGIDRSKIDGLYLATTTAPYKERQNAGIIATALDLKPEVRSADFTASVKAGTTATISACDAVAAGTANNVLVCASDCRIGPAGSFQEEIYGDAAASVLIGKDKVIANLIGTHSITYDFMDHWRPDGERFTRIWEDRWVRDEGYGKFVGEAIGGLMKKYSLKPESISKVCFPGMYHRQHPAIGKKLGFTPEQLQDHMFTTVGLSGASNPLLMLVAALEDAKPGDKIIVASYGNGGDVLLFEVTEEITKLAPRKGVKKHMEHKTELKSYEKMVTFRNVITIDTAGRGDEFFKTSATILWRDRKKLFGLIGTKCKACGTPQWPPQRVCINPKCKVIDQMEECRFSDKKGKLFTYTGDNLAFSPTPPELYGMIDFDGGGRAMFNLSDCILEELKVNMPVEMTFRKRWEAPGYVGYGWKGTPVQG comes from the coding sequence ATGGTCGGTATCACAGCCTATGGCGCCTACATACCCTGGCATCGTATCAACCGAATGACCATTTACTGGACTATCGGTTTTATCAACCAGGCAACGATAACACCGGGGGAAAAGGCAGTAGCTAACTATGACGAAGACAGCCTCAGCATGGCCGTCAATGCGGGAATGGACTGCTTGACGGGCATCGACCGGAGCAAGATCGACGGCCTTTACCTGGCGACGACGACGGCACCGTACAAGGAGAGACAGAACGCGGGCATAATCGCCACCGCTCTCGACCTTAAGCCTGAAGTACGTTCCGCCGACTTCACTGCCTCGGTAAAAGCGGGAACAACAGCCACAATTTCCGCGTGCGACGCGGTCGCCGCTGGAACGGCAAACAACGTACTGGTCTGCGCTTCGGATTGCAGGATAGGACCTGCGGGAAGTTTCCAGGAGGAGATATACGGCGACGCGGCTGCGTCCGTCCTTATCGGCAAGGATAAGGTCATCGCCAACCTCATTGGAACACACTCAATAACATACGATTTCATGGATCACTGGCGGCCCGACGGCGAGCGGTTCACCCGCATTTGGGAAGACCGATGGGTGCGCGACGAGGGCTACGGCAAGTTCGTCGGCGAGGCTATCGGCGGACTGATGAAGAAGTACAGCCTCAAGCCCGAGAGCATCTCCAAGGTCTGCTTCCCCGGCATGTACCACCGCCAGCATCCCGCCATTGGCAAGAAGCTTGGCTTCACCCCGGAGCAGCTTCAGGACCACATGTTCACCACGGTGGGACTGAGCGGCGCTTCCAACCCGTTGCTCATGCTGGTGGCGGCGCTGGAAGACGCAAAGCCGGGCGACAAGATTATAGTGGCCAGCTACGGCAACGGCGGCGACGTGCTGCTGTTCGAGGTGACTGAAGAGATCACCAAACTGGCCCCGCGCAAGGGCGTGAAGAAGCACATGGAGCACAAGACGGAGCTCAAGAGCTACGAGAAGATGGTCACCTTCCGCAACGTGATTACCATCGATACCGCTGGTCGCGGCGACGAGTTCTTCAAAACTTCGGCAACCATACTCTGGCGCGACCGCAAGAAACTTTTCGGACTGATCGGCACAAAGTGCAAGGCCTGCGGCACGCCGCAATGGCCGCCGCAGCGGGTGTGCATCAACCCCAAGTGCAAGGTCATCGACCAGATGGAAGAGTGCCGCTTCTCCGATAAAAAAGGAAAACTGTTCACCTACACCGGAGACAACCTGGCATTCTCCCCGACACCGCCGGAGCTTTACGGTATGATCGACTTCGACGGCGGCGGACGCGCCATGTTCAATCTCAGCGACTGTATCCTTGAAGAACTCAAGGTTAATATGCCTGTAGAGATGACGTTCCGCAAGAGATGGGAAGCCCCCGGCTACGTCGGCTATGGCTGGAAAGGAACCCCCGTTCAGGGGTAA
- a CDS encoding O-acetyl-ADP-ribose deacetylase: MLNKKINKTTLSLIQGDITKQSTGAIVNAANSSLMGGGGVDGAIHRAGGPAILDECKQIVAKSGRLPTGKAVITTGGNLPAKHVIHTVGPIWHGGKSNEPELLASAYRESLKAAVDNKLKTISFPSISTGVYSYPLAQAAQIAINTVIDFLKHDESLQEVVFVLFDDSTYKAYERALQDIAA, encoded by the coding sequence ATGCTGAACAAGAAAATCAACAAAACCACTCTCTCCCTCATCCAGGGCGACATCACAAAACAGTCCACCGGCGCCATCGTCAACGCAGCTAATTCGAGCCTGATGGGGGGAGGAGGGGTGGACGGCGCGATCCACCGCGCGGGAGGCCCCGCTATACTCGATGAGTGCAAGCAAATCGTCGCCAAGAGCGGGCGACTGCCGACGGGCAAGGCGGTAATCACCACCGGCGGCAATCTGCCAGCGAAGCACGTGATTCACACCGTAGGCCCGATATGGCATGGCGGCAAGTCCAACGAGCCTGAACTGCTCGCCAGTGCCTATCGCGAGAGCCTTAAAGCAGCGGTCGACAACAAGTTGAAGACTATATCATTCCCATCGATAAGCACCGGGGTCTACTCTTATCCGCTGGCGCAGGCTGCGCAGATCGCTATCAACACAGTCATCGATTTTCTGAAACACGATGAATCGCTGCAAGAGGTCGTATTCGTGCTCTTCGACGACAGTACATATAAGGCCTACGAACGCGCTTTACAGGATATAGCAGCCTGA
- a CDS encoding PKD domain-containing protein: MEEIPADLYIFEVKERTATNLSYTGALSGFKSDTVNLTATLSTENGSRLSGKTINFTIGNQSVSAVTDYNGIATASLTLNQIPCQYYYIEYGFDGDTDYLPYYDSQLFEIINRLPVSNIGGPYISNEGSQIELDGSSSYDPDGTIVSYEWDLNEDGNFSDAQGTVVQHTWPDDYSGNIGLRVTDDCGATSTAATTVAINNVAPTVSAGPDIESVLVGSTISFNGSFTDPGVLDTHTIEWNFGDGTPTVTETLTPTHAFTSSGSYTVTLTVTDDDRGIGINTLTVHVNHPPVTDTGGPYTGNEGSAITFNGSMSHDPDGIITAYSWNFGDGTATVTGTAPSHTYGDNGTYTVTLTVTDNNGAIGTAATTATIANVAPVVNAGPDMEDVPIGSTINFNSSFTDPGWLDTHTIAWDFGDGTPVVTGTLTPTHTYASGGDYTVTLTVTDDDGGVGSDTLTVHVNDAPIADPGGPYTGDEGSAITFNGSASYDPDGSIVSYEWDLNGDGDFSDAQGAIIQNTWTDDYSGNIGLKVTDDEGTTGFATTTVTVNNVAPTVDAGPDQNAECCVTEVAFSGSFTDPGIPDTYTISWDFGDGAGDSGTLSPAHTYCDPGIYMVTLTVTDDDGGVGTDTMTVTVTDTISPEVSIASPEDGRIYINTQGPIAVTYTAVDICDQTPDVVITLDGNAIDGENIDPAVLALGGHTMTVTVTDSSGNVAAASVTFIIKPQLSAWGRTWGFLEWYGCGYPTSPADFFGSYSYPLVTADGSIYSRISADDSSYWRQTGYKSLPLPWEHSQLFVYTITQDRAGVSNLSITWTGHGDNGDLIYHTKLKIWNYQTGSWHTLVDVTSPGSKIFQTYDRGITTNATDFIEAGTGNVSILVSADDDGRGLTEDTEGIFTDYIALNVNAANTPASPSTTTYTFASGGGTNKWCWEGHVHMIDWNGGHPTTPADLANSYGYIEGGASVYSALSASDDSRWLSSISHDLGCCAFDRNCELFKFNIAESPSAISNIGLKWEGHGTIGETIYYTTLKIWNPSSGAWEQLHNQQNTTSDVTWIDNIVANCSNYIDATGNLYILACAQRSGLSWNCGIWTDYIEVTITNE, encoded by the coding sequence ATGGAAGAAATTCCCGCTGACCTTTATATATTCGAAGTAAAAGAAAGAACGGCTACCAACCTCAGCTATACCGGAGCCCTCAGCGGTTTCAAATCTGACACGGTCAACTTAACAGCCACCCTATCCACTGAAAACGGCAGCCGATTATCCGGTAAAACCATCAACTTCACGATCGGAAACCAATCCGTATCGGCCGTGACCGATTACAACGGCATAGCAACAGCCTCTCTCACGCTCAACCAAATCCCATGCCAGTACTACTACATCGAGTACGGCTTTGACGGTGATACGGACTACCTGCCTTACTATGATAGCCAGCTTTTTGAAATAATAAACAGGCTGCCAGTATCTAACATAGGTGGGCCATATATAAGTAACGAGGGTTCACAGATAGAATTAGACGGCAGCAGTTCTTACGACCCGGACGGAACAATAGTCAGCTATGAGTGGGACTTGAACGAGGACGGAAACTTCTCGGACGCTCAAGGCACAGTGGTACAGCATACCTGGCCGGATGACTATTCCGGTAACATCGGCCTAAGAGTAACAGACGACTGCGGCGCTACGAGCACCGCTGCAACAACGGTCGCGATAAATAACGTCGCGCCGACAGTCAGCGCGGGCCCGGATATCGAGAGCGTACTCGTTGGCTCAACTATAAGCTTTAATGGCAGCTTCACCGATCCCGGAGTCCTGGATACCCACACCATAGAATGGAACTTCGGAGACGGGACACCCACGGTAACGGAAACACTGACACCCACGCACGCCTTTACCTCTAGCGGCAGCTACACGGTGACACTGACGGTCACCGACGACGACAGAGGAATCGGCATTAATACACTTACAGTCCACGTCAACCATCCTCCGGTCACCGACACCGGAGGACCTTACACCGGCAATGAAGGCTCTGCCATTACGTTCAACGGCAGCATGTCCCACGACCCTGACGGGATTATAACTGCCTACAGTTGGAATTTCGGCGACGGCACAGCGACAGTAACAGGGACTGCTCCATCTCATACATACGGTGACAACGGCACATACACCGTGACACTTACCGTCACCGATAATAACGGTGCGATTGGCACGGCTGCGACCACCGCGACGATAGCCAATGTCGCGCCTGTAGTAAATGCCGGGCCGGACATGGAGGATGTGCCCATAGGCTCAACGATCAACTTCAACAGCAGCTTTACCGATCCCGGATGGCTCGATACTCATACCATCGCATGGGACTTCGGCGACGGCACGCCGGTAGTAACGGGCACTCTGACGCCGACTCATACATACGCCTCGGGCGGCGATTATACCGTGACATTAACGGTAACTGACGATGACGGCGGCGTTGGAAGCGATACCCTGACCGTTCACGTGAACGATGCGCCTATCGCCGACCCGGGCGGCCCGTACACGGGAGATGAAGGCTCGGCGATAACCTTCAACGGCTCCGCTTCATATGACCCAGACGGCTCGATAGTCAGTTACGAGTGGGATTTGAACGGCGACGGCGATTTCTCCGATGCCCAGGGAGCAATAATACAGAACACCTGGACGGACGACTATAGCGGCAACATCGGCCTGAAAGTTACCGACGACGAGGGAACGACGGGTTTCGCCACGACGACGGTGACCGTGAACAATGTCGCGCCTACAGTTGACGCGGGCCCGGACCAGAACGCCGAGTGCTGCGTCACCGAGGTAGCTTTCAGCGGAAGCTTCACCGATCCCGGCATCCCTGATACATATACAATCAGCTGGGACTTCGGGGACGGCGCCGGCGACTCGGGCACGCTCTCTCCCGCGCATACATACTGCGATCCCGGAATATACATGGTGACGCTGACCGTGACAGATGACGACGGCGGCGTCGGTACCGACACAATGACAGTTACTGTAACTGATACTATATCGCCGGAGGTAAGCATTGCTTCACCGGAGGACGGCCGCATATACATCAACACGCAGGGGCCGATAGCTGTAACCTACACGGCCGTCGATATCTGCGATCAGACACCGGATGTAGTAATCACGCTCGATGGCAACGCCATTGATGGCGAAAACATCGACCCAGCCGTTCTGGCACTGGGAGGACATACGATGACTGTAACAGTCACCGACAGCTCCGGCAATGTCGCAGCGGCTTCGGTAACGTTTATCATCAAGCCGCAGCTGTCGGCATGGGGAAGGACATGGGGCTTCCTGGAATGGTACGGATGCGGATATCCCACAAGCCCCGCCGACTTTTTCGGCAGTTATTCGTATCCCCTTGTAACCGCCGATGGCTCCATATACTCACGGATAAGCGCCGATGATTCCAGCTACTGGCGGCAAACCGGCTACAAATCGCTCCCGTTGCCCTGGGAACACTCACAATTGTTTGTATATACAATAACCCAGGACAGAGCCGGCGTTTCAAACCTTTCGATCACATGGACGGGACACGGCGACAACGGTGATTTGATATACCACACTAAACTCAAGATATGGAATTACCAGACCGGCTCATGGCATACCCTTGTAGATGTCACCAGCCCCGGCAGTAAAATCTTTCAGACTTATGACCGCGGCATAACCACTAACGCGACGGACTTCATCGAAGCAGGCACCGGCAATGTGAGCATCCTTGTGTCGGCGGACGATGACGGGAGAGGGCTGACCGAAGATACCGAGGGTATATTCACGGATTACATAGCATTGAACGTGAATGCCGCGAATACTCCGGCGTCTCCGTCCACAACGACATACACCTTCGCCAGCGGCGGAGGCACGAACAAGTGGTGCTGGGAAGGACATGTGCATATGATAGACTGGAACGGCGGCCATCCCACGACACCGGCCGACCTTGCTAACTCATACGGCTACATCGAAGGCGGAGCATCCGTCTATTCCGCACTCAGCGCCTCGGATGATTCGCGATGGCTATCGAGCATCTCTCATGATCTAGGCTGTTGCGCATTTGATAGGAACTGCGAGCTCTTCAAGTTCAACATCGCGGAAAGCCCGTCCGCCATCAGTAACATCGGCCTCAAGTGGGAGGGGCACGGCACCATCGGAGAAACGATCTACTATACAACCCTTAAGATATGGAACCCATCAAGCGGTGCATGGGAACAGCTTCATAATCAACAGAACACAACCAGTGACGTGACCTGGATCGATAACATCGTGGCTAATTGCTCGAACTACATAGATGCAACAGGAAACCTGTATATACTTGCCTGTGCCCAGAGAAGCGGCCTTTCCTGGAATTGCGGTATATGGACGGATTATATCGAGGTGACTATCACTAACGAGTAA